In Myxococcus stipitatus, the following are encoded in one genomic region:
- a CDS encoding NAD(P)-dependent alcohol dehydrogenase: MKAYEIREKFGLENLVRCERPDPTPGPFQVRVRVKATSLNARDLMMVEGRYNPSQRLPLIPNSDGAGVVDAVGPGVTRVKPGDRVMAAFSQAWVAGVPSRAVHLNALGGPLDGALAEMMLLREDGVVRTPDYLTDEEAATLPCAAVTAWSALVTHGALKAGDVVLLQGTGGVSIFALQIAKLMGAHIVITSSRDDKLERARALGAHDVINYVTTPDWEKVARGLTRNVGVDHVVEVGGAGTFEKSLRAVRPGGTVSVIGVLSGGAATVPLTPILMQNLRVQGVVVGHRESFEALVRAFTQHAVRPVVDRVFPFEEAVAAFRHLKSGAHFGKVVVRVG, from the coding sequence ATGAAGGCCTACGAGATTCGCGAGAAGTTCGGGCTGGAGAACCTGGTGAGGTGTGAGCGGCCGGACCCGACGCCGGGACCGTTCCAGGTGCGGGTGCGAGTGAAGGCCACGAGCCTCAACGCCCGCGACCTGATGATGGTGGAAGGTCGCTACAACCCCTCGCAGCGGCTCCCGCTGATTCCGAACTCGGATGGAGCGGGGGTGGTGGACGCGGTGGGGCCGGGGGTGACGCGGGTGAAGCCGGGTGACCGGGTCATGGCGGCGTTCTCGCAGGCGTGGGTTGCGGGAGTGCCCTCGCGCGCGGTGCATCTGAACGCGCTGGGGGGGCCGCTGGATGGTGCGCTGGCAGAGATGATGTTGCTTCGGGAGGACGGCGTGGTGCGGACGCCGGACTACCTGACGGACGAGGAGGCGGCGACGCTCCCGTGCGCGGCGGTGACGGCGTGGAGCGCGCTGGTGACGCACGGTGCGCTGAAGGCCGGGGACGTGGTGTTGCTCCAAGGGACGGGAGGGGTCTCCATCTTCGCGTTGCAGATCGCGAAGCTGATGGGTGCGCACATCGTCATCACCTCCAGTCGAGACGACAAGCTCGAGCGGGCGCGGGCGCTTGGCGCGCATGACGTCATCAACTACGTCACGACGCCGGACTGGGAGAAGGTGGCGCGAGGGCTCACGAGGAACGTGGGGGTGGACCACGTCGTGGAGGTCGGAGGGGCGGGGACGTTCGAGAAGTCACTGCGCGCGGTGCGGCCGGGAGGCACCGTGTCCGTCATCGGCGTGTTGAGTGGTGGCGCGGCGACGGTGCCATTGACGCCCATCCTGATGCAGAACCTGCGGGTGCAGGGGGTCGTGGTGGGGCACCGCGAGAGCTTCGAGGCGCTGGTGCGCGCCTTCACTCAACATGCGGTGCGTCCGGTGGTGGACCGCGTCTTCCCGTTCGAGGAGGCCGTGGCTGCGTTCCGGCACCTCAAGAGTGGAGCCCACTTCGGGAAGGTCGTGGTGCGCGTGGGCTGA
- a CDS encoding putative toxin-antitoxin system toxin component, PIN family, which yields MTPATPPLSVVLDTNVVLDLYVFEAPATRALREALEEGRVVAWVDEGTLLELGYVLASRNFLPGRQVEARGTALERYRACARLLREGEGGAVPNLPRCRDRDDQRFLVLAARSQATWLVSKDKRVLSMADRRDLPFSILTLRQALTRLDSRQD from the coding sequence ATGACGCCCGCAACGCCGCCCCTGTCCGTGGTGCTCGACACCAATGTCGTCCTGGACCTCTACGTCTTCGAGGCCCCCGCCACGCGAGCGTTGAGGGAGGCGTTGGAGGAGGGGCGGGTGGTGGCGTGGGTGGACGAGGGGACGCTTCTGGAACTGGGCTACGTGCTCGCCTCGCGCAACTTCCTGCCGGGGCGTCAGGTGGAGGCGCGGGGGACGGCGCTCGAGCGCTATCGGGCCTGTGCGCGGCTGCTCCGCGAGGGGGAGGGTGGTGCGGTGCCGAACCTGCCCCGGTGCAGGGACCGGGATGACCAGCGGTTCCTGGTGCTGGCCGCGAGGTCCCAGGCCACCTGGCTGGTGAGCAAGGACAAGCGGGTCCTGTCGATGGCGGACCGGCGCGACCTTCCGTTCAGCATCCTCACGCTCCGGCAGGCGTTGACGCGGTTGGATTCTCGGCAGGACTGA